From the genome of Miscanthus floridulus cultivar M001 chromosome 10, ASM1932011v1, whole genome shotgun sequence, one region includes:
- the LOC136489824 gene encoding protein MID1-COMPLEMENTING ACTIVITY 2-like, whose product MAAFWDIVGKAANLLQLFGVDAITIVAIAASFLQFHEMNKECRKLEERVRMLRALLHSPAGCWIIQQHVELGHLLTNALRDADDLVESYNGSTLFARLRRGRAMATRLRDLRSSIDSYGDLIVSINAFILVAEVDEPRLLGWLG is encoded by the coding sequence ATGGCTGCGTTTTGGGACATCGTCGGAAAGGCGGCCAACCTGCTTCAGCTGTTCGGAGTGGACGCCATCACCATCGTCGCCATCGCGGCAAGTTTTCTGCAGTTCCATGAGATGAACAAGGAATGCAGGAAGCTGGAGGAGCGCGTGCGGATGCTCCGAGCGCTCCTGCACTCACCAGCCGGCTGCTGGATCATTCAACAGCACGTGGAGTTAGGGCATCTACTGACCAATGCACTCAGGGACGCCGACGACCTCGTGGAGTCCTACAACGGGAGCACGCTGTTTGCGCGTCTCCGGAGAGGCAGGGCCATGGCCACGCGGTTGCGTGATCTGCGAAGTAGCATCGACTCCTACGGTGACCTCATCGTCTCCATCAACGCCTTCATCCTCGTCGCGGAGGTGGACGAGCCTCGGTTGCTTGGGTGgctagggtaa